The Ochrobactrum sp. BTU1 genome includes a region encoding these proteins:
- the traD gene encoding conjugal transfer protein TraD, with amino-acid sequence MLKKSDRSKDAHEKIQLGGLVVKAGLREADKAFLLGVLVMASQQLNDEAFVRGMTALGKEAFAHD; translated from the coding sequence ATGCTGAAAAAATCTGATCGTTCCAAAGATGCACATGAGAAAATCCAGCTGGGCGGTCTCGTCGTCAAGGCGGGGCTACGTGAGGCCGATAAAGCCTTTCTGCTCGGTGTCCTCGTCATGGCTTCCCAGCAATTGAACGACGAAGCTTTTGTCCGCGGCATGACGGCTCTCGGCAAAGAAGCCTTTGCCCATGATTGA
- the traA gene encoding Ti-type conjugative transfer relaxase TraA — MAIYHLRVQEISAARGQSAVAAIAYRRGATILNEATGEWKDFSNKSHVAHKEFAIPQNAPRWIEELLLLSGDQPSQKFWSQVEHLNVRANSRYANEIEMALPLELSVKQNIDLVRAFVAERLTSRGLVADWAYHDVPNNPHVHIMVQTRPLTETGFGKVLQPIFDDDGEVRRGEGGKIDYARFGIGKPELKDMREAWADIQNQHLALHGFDVLVDHRSYEKQGLPLIPTEHVGVAANIVHASGGTSDRVERNKQIAALNAQSVLENPELILQKLTTQHSVFTDKDVAREVFRYTDSREAFQRVKLRLGASENLIAICAPVYDPVTDKEIRPAIYTTRAVFENEHSIIESAGKLVENDTFYVSENRVSKARTVFERQAGLALSDEQNAVIRYATDRAGLSVIVGYAGAGKSTVMNVVRQAYEANGSRVFGAALAGVAVDGLKQSSGISSRTIRSWEVNWARGKRLLQSGDVFVLDEGGMVSTDQMRMIIEHVQKADAKLILLGDHRQLQPIMSGAAFRGIADYVGYRELSGIIRQHNDHHRNASLMLANGKAEDALYVYNALGNIVYSRDEAQAKTSLIKEWCESWRAGNDALILSHRNVDVDALNVLARMELKSEGALQNGFDVTTSKGRRSFAIGDKIICLEGDFETGLRNGSTGFITDYQSKTGVLTIETDSGSIVEFSTQRYNAIDYGYAQTIHKSQGKTVDQTFVYASKTMDAQLTYVALTRHRDDLRIYVNLKEFGDRAGFSKALSRDRQKDVTFLHRNTQDYGDALRSFMERRDVGTDQDWRCALQNVVSHWKRRLETVVSRLQSVGHKLLPKQQSQQAQQSTELPGIVNDHPLTSPSNSRRHLPSVVSFRRYSQMSDRVRQVAARLQQSLDHAERVDSKSARTSAALSCRNAINDGHAAADVRQYLEQLREVLPPATVVAAGAEFDAVKLGLALSQFSEVDWARIEQDWPKLHYLSRASIFVSQVEIASVVLTDRKEDRILADYERDWDQWHAPDKPLIPALTVFKQSVPEIVSRLVLADPDVQRFERTVRQDFGKCFVDHGNVADLFISHVQQGGTIGKHLADMEIRPQDFGELLGKTSIFGRPNEARQAALAGLRFVSSSLDDYTRCYTTLTANLTRQEEAFRDKMQTPIADLSARTKRFISKLHDHQTDMAKLLNSDDCRKARMEISGLLTEINERFGAFKASPTESERFNRVVATLDPVVAEHVTTLLQQVQASDSRANWQLRAMSLHQNITQSLDGGHDL, encoded by the coding sequence ATGGCGATCTATCACTTACGCGTTCAGGAGATCAGTGCAGCTAGGGGACAAAGTGCCGTTGCCGCAATTGCCTATCGTCGCGGTGCTACGATCCTGAATGAAGCGACAGGGGAATGGAAAGACTTCTCGAATAAGTCTCACGTCGCGCACAAAGAGTTTGCTATACCTCAGAATGCGCCACGGTGGATTGAAGAGTTGTTGTTACTCTCTGGTGATCAGCCATCACAGAAGTTCTGGTCTCAGGTCGAACATCTCAATGTGAGAGCGAATTCGCGTTATGCCAATGAAATTGAAATGGCATTGCCGCTGGAACTGAGCGTTAAGCAGAATATTGATTTGGTACGCGCTTTCGTTGCCGAGCGGCTGACATCGCGTGGACTAGTTGCCGATTGGGCCTATCATGATGTGCCGAATAATCCCCATGTTCATATCATGGTCCAGACACGGCCGTTGACAGAGACTGGCTTTGGCAAGGTGTTGCAGCCGATCTTTGACGATGATGGGGAGGTTCGACGCGGTGAGGGCGGCAAGATCGATTATGCGCGCTTTGGAATCGGCAAGCCTGAATTAAAGGACATGCGCGAGGCCTGGGCAGATATCCAAAACCAGCATCTGGCGCTGCACGGCTTTGATGTCCTCGTTGATCATCGCTCATATGAGAAACAAGGGCTGCCGCTCATTCCAACAGAGCATGTAGGGGTTGCGGCCAACATAGTTCATGCAAGTGGGGGAACTTCGGACCGCGTTGAGCGCAACAAGCAAATTGCGGCACTCAACGCCCAATCGGTGCTGGAAAACCCGGAACTGATCTTGCAGAAGCTGACCACACAACACTCAGTGTTTACTGATAAGGATGTTGCGCGGGAGGTATTTAGATATACCGACAGTCGCGAGGCGTTTCAGAGAGTGAAGCTGCGTCTCGGTGCTTCAGAAAATCTGATTGCGATCTGTGCGCCGGTTTATGATCCGGTCACAGATAAGGAAATCCGTCCAGCAATCTATACTACACGTGCCGTGTTTGAGAATGAACACAGCATCATCGAGAGTGCCGGTAAGCTTGTCGAGAACGACACATTCTATGTCTCTGAAAATCGGGTCAGCAAGGCAAGAACTGTCTTTGAACGTCAGGCCGGTTTAGCACTTTCCGATGAGCAGAATGCGGTAATCCGATATGCGACGGATCGTGCGGGACTTTCGGTGATTGTTGGTTATGCCGGGGCGGGTAAATCGACAGTTATGAATGTTGTTCGGCAAGCCTATGAAGCCAATGGCTCTCGGGTTTTTGGTGCAGCTCTGGCGGGTGTTGCTGTCGATGGTTTGAAGCAATCGAGCGGAATTAGCAGTCGAACCATTCGCTCGTGGGAGGTGAATTGGGCTCGAGGCAAACGGCTGCTGCAAAGCGGCGACGTGTTTGTGCTTGATGAAGGTGGCATGGTTTCCACAGATCAGATGCGGATGATCATTGAACATGTGCAGAAAGCCGATGCCAAGCTCATTCTTCTTGGCGATCATCGCCAATTACAACCCATTATGTCAGGGGCTGCGTTTCGTGGTATCGCGGATTATGTCGGCTATCGGGAACTGTCCGGCATCATTCGTCAGCACAATGATCATCACCGTAATGCGTCTTTAATGCTCGCCAATGGCAAGGCCGAAGATGCGCTTTATGTCTATAATGCTCTTGGCAACATTGTTTATTCACGTGATGAAGCACAAGCCAAAACCTCGCTCATCAAGGAATGGTGCGAGAGCTGGCGGGCAGGCAATGATGCCCTTATTCTGAGCCATCGCAATGTGGACGTCGATGCATTGAACGTGCTTGCGCGGATGGAGCTTAAGTCCGAAGGGGCGCTGCAGAACGGGTTCGACGTTACGACCAGCAAGGGCCGCAGGAGTTTTGCGATTGGTGACAAGATCATTTGTCTCGAAGGAGATTTTGAAACCGGATTGCGAAACGGCTCGACCGGCTTTATTACGGATTATCAGTCCAAAACAGGCGTTTTGACGATTGAAACCGATAGTGGTTCAATCGTTGAATTCAGTACACAGCGCTACAATGCCATTGATTATGGTTACGCGCAGACCATTCATAAGTCGCAAGGCAAAACGGTCGATCAGACATTTGTCTATGCATCGAAGACGATGGATGCACAGCTCACTTATGTTGCTCTGACCCGTCATCGTGACGATTTACGCATCTATGTGAATTTGAAAGAGTTTGGCGACAGGGCGGGTTTCTCCAAGGCACTCTCACGTGATCGGCAAAAAGACGTTACGTTTTTGCATCGTAACACGCAGGATTATGGCGATGCCTTACGTTCCTTCATGGAGCGGCGCGATGTCGGAACAGATCAGGATTGGCGTTGCGCACTTCAGAACGTTGTCAGCCACTGGAAGAGACGACTTGAGACGGTCGTGAGCCGCTTGCAATCTGTTGGACACAAACTGCTTCCTAAACAGCAATCGCAACAGGCACAACAGTCCACAGAGCTGCCCGGTATTGTGAATGACCACCCTCTAACATCGCCCTCCAATTCGCGTCGTCACCTGCCGTCAGTGGTTTCTTTTCGTCGCTATTCTCAGATGTCGGATCGTGTCCGACAGGTCGCAGCGCGGCTGCAGCAGAGCCTTGATCATGCCGAGCGTGTGGATAGCAAAAGTGCTCGGACGAGTGCCGCTTTGTCTTGCCGCAATGCCATCAATGACGGTCACGCTGCAGCCGATGTCAGGCAGTATTTGGAACAGCTACGCGAAGTTTTGCCGCCTGCGACCGTTGTCGCTGCTGGTGCTGAGTTTGATGCAGTGAAGCTTGGACTTGCCCTGTCGCAGTTCTCTGAGGTCGATTGGGCTAGGATCGAGCAGGATTGGCCAAAGCTGCATTATTTGTCGCGTGCAAGCATTTTTGTCAGCCAGGTTGAGATTGCCAGTGTTGTTCTCACTGACAGAAAAGAGGATCGGATTCTTGCCGATTATGAGAGGGACTGGGACCAATGGCATGCACCGGATAAGCCGCTGATACCGGCACTCACCGTCTTTAAACAGAGTGTGCCGGAAATCGTCTCGCGTCTGGTTTTGGCTGATCCGGACGTCCAGCGTTTCGAACGCACGGTGCGACAGGACTTTGGCAAATGCTTTGTCGATCATGGGAATGTTGCTGATCTTTTTATCAGCCATGTGCAACAGGGTGGCACAATTGGCAAGCATCTGGCTGACATGGAAATACGACCCCAGGATTTTGGAGAGTTATTAGGTAAGACATCAATCTTTGGCCGACCAAACGAAGCACGGCAGGCGGCTCTGGCTGGCTTGCGATTTGTCTCAAGTTCGCTTGACGATTACACGCGATGTTACACTACTCTCACAGCCAACCTGACCCGACAGGAAGAGGCTTTCCGCGACAAGATGCAAACGCCGATTGCTGATTTGTCGGCGAGGACGAAAAGGTTCATCAGCAAATTGCATGATCATCAGACCGACATGGCGAAGTTGCTCAACAGTGACGATTGCCGAAAAGCGCGGATGGAAATTAGCGGGCTTCTGACTGAAATCAACGAGCGATTTGGCGCGTTTAAAGCCAGTCCCACCGAAAGCGAGCGGTTTAACCGTGTGGTTGCAACCCTTGATCCTGTAGTGGCAGAGCATGTGACCACTCTGTTACAACAGGTTCAGGCCAGCGATAGTCGGGCAAATTGGCAATTGCGAGCAATGAGCCTGCATCAGAATATTACCCAGTCATTGGATGGCGGGCATGATCTTTGA
- a CDS encoding conjugal transfer protein has product MARLKTNKSVSQIKAEIERLNAELEAAKTIQAQNIGALAIDAGLADVPLSDLKNAFGELATRFRADANQ; this is encoded by the coding sequence ATGGCACGATTGAAAACCAACAAATCCGTTTCGCAGATTAAGGCAGAAATTGAGCGTCTCAACGCCGAACTTGAAGCCGCAAAGACCATTCAGGCACAGAATATCGGTGCGCTCGCAATCGATGCAGGCCTAGCAGATGTACCGCTATCTGATCTTAAAAATGCCTTTGGAGAACTGGCTACACGATTTCGCGCCGATGCAAATCAGTGA
- a CDS encoding DUF262 domain-containing HNH endonuclease family protein encodes MTKSLEAHDKLLNDIFSDSYSFRIPDYQRPYSWTTEQAAELLSDLMDAMKDLKSDSSGDFYFLGSIVLIKNDRVPHSDVVDGQQRLTTLTILLAVLRELLPLHSDGITDFLYKKGKSFAASVEPNKYRLRAIDEDAQFFQEYVQEPSGIQKLLKSTERLTDSRKNFQENAAFFYNELKVLDEAERVTLLQFIVYKCSLVVISTPNFDSAYRIFSVLNDRGLDLAPSDILKAKILGDIRKTGGEAKSKEYATKWTSVERKLGRNGFVDLLGHIRMIFARRKQHAILSKEFTEFVAKGMSAEKLVDNVIQPYSNIYSFLKEANFQATEAAEDINEQLRHLNRVDWKDWVPPALSFFKKFRNQPRLIADFLKGLERLSYYLLVTKAGINSRIEHFVAVIEEIEKEDFGGISQNMKSLGLNDDEKRSFVAALDGDIYKKLPKARAALILRLEALRSDGSKRQEYSHVSIEHILPQTPSVESGWMDIFPDAQLREDWTQRLANLVPLHIRKNPAASNFDFDTKKNVYFAGNDGTASPFVLTQEVRSLPAWTPKVLEVRQQKLVDIFTRHWNLQSTEQ; translated from the coding sequence ATGACGAAATCTCTTGAGGCGCACGATAAGTTACTGAATGACATCTTCTCAGATTCATATTCCTTCAGAATTCCAGACTATCAACGGCCATATTCGTGGACGACTGAGCAAGCAGCCGAACTGCTCAGTGACCTCATGGATGCTATGAAAGACCTTAAATCCGATAGTTCCGGTGACTTTTATTTTCTTGGAAGCATCGTCCTGATTAAGAATGACCGGGTTCCTCATTCTGACGTAGTCGATGGCCAACAACGCCTGACGACATTGACCATTTTGCTGGCCGTCTTGCGAGAATTACTTCCACTCCATTCAGATGGCATTACTGACTTTCTATATAAAAAAGGGAAAAGTTTCGCGGCGTCAGTCGAGCCGAATAAGTATCGGCTTCGAGCCATCGATGAGGACGCCCAATTCTTTCAAGAGTACGTTCAAGAACCAAGTGGCATTCAGAAACTCCTGAAATCCACCGAAAGGCTTACCGACAGCCGGAAAAACTTTCAGGAAAACGCGGCCTTCTTTTATAATGAGCTCAAAGTTCTTGATGAGGCCGAGCGCGTCACCTTGCTTCAGTTCATCGTCTATAAGTGCTCACTTGTGGTGATCTCGACCCCTAATTTCGATTCCGCCTATCGCATTTTTAGCGTTCTTAATGACCGAGGCCTTGACCTCGCGCCAAGCGATATTTTGAAGGCCAAAATTCTTGGAGACATCCGCAAAACTGGCGGAGAAGCCAAGAGCAAGGAATACGCTACAAAATGGACTTCAGTTGAACGGAAGCTGGGCCGCAACGGTTTCGTCGATCTTCTTGGCCACATTCGAATGATTTTTGCCAGACGAAAGCAGCATGCAATTCTGTCAAAGGAGTTCACTGAATTCGTTGCCAAGGGAATGTCAGCTGAAAAACTGGTCGATAATGTCATTCAACCGTATTCGAATATCTATTCATTCCTAAAGGAAGCCAATTTCCAAGCTACAGAAGCAGCAGAAGACATCAATGAGCAACTTCGGCATCTCAATCGTGTTGATTGGAAAGATTGGGTTCCGCCAGCGCTATCCTTCTTCAAAAAATTCAGAAATCAGCCTCGTCTGATAGCCGATTTCCTGAAAGGTCTCGAAAGGCTGTCCTATTACCTCCTCGTGACTAAGGCTGGGATTAACTCCCGCATCGAGCACTTCGTCGCGGTGATAGAAGAGATTGAGAAGGAGGATTTTGGCGGTATCAGCCAAAACATGAAATCCTTGGGTCTCAACGATGATGAAAAAAGGTCTTTCGTTGCGGCACTTGATGGCGATATTTATAAAAAGCTGCCGAAAGCCCGTGCGGCTCTCATCCTGCGTCTGGAAGCGTTAAGGTCTGATGGCTCAAAGAGGCAGGAGTACTCTCACGTTTCAATCGAGCACATTTTGCCACAAACGCCTTCAGTTGAATCTGGCTGGATGGACATCTTCCCAGACGCCCAACTGCGGGAGGATTGGACACAACGGTTGGCAAACTTGGTGCCGCTCCACATCCGCAAAAACCCAGCCGCATCTAATTTTGATTTCGACACGAAGAAGAATGTCTATTTTGCCGGAAATGATGGAACGGCATCTCCATTCGTACTCACTCAGGAAGTCCGATCATTACCAGCCTGGACGCCGAAAGTGTTAGAAGTTCGCCAGCAGAAACTGGTCGACATCTTCACGCGTCATTGGAATCTTCAGTCGACCGAACAATAG
- a CDS encoding antitoxin VbhA family protein, producing MAHALKQNTPAITAEEMERRRKIVRRAFRSNAMEGLRPNQACQPVFDAYIAGEIEVDELGLKIDAILGRH from the coding sequence ATGGCTCACGCCCTTAAGCAAAATACCCCGGCAATCACCGCGGAAGAAATGGAGCGCCGTCGCAAGATCGTTCGCCGTGCGTTTCGTTCAAACGCAATGGAAGGACTTCGTCCGAACCAAGCATGCCAGCCGGTGTTTGATGCGTACATTGCTGGTGAGATTGAAGTTGACGAGCTTGGTTTGAAGATCGATGCCATTCTTGGCCGACATTAA
- a CDS encoding Fic family protein yields MSFTLADGFTLKNLLGATSFEQLEQAEHPKLAQRLIELYEGIGPQATFDISYLQALHKHLFQDVFEWAGTLRHNVFTFADGTQASMPAMHKIGGRDFAIGNEIDRNLQSLMSDLEARNYLRGLDQKTFATQAADAFARLNSIHPFREGNGRTQREFFAALAEQAGYSLEFGVISEQRMTFVSVAAHEHGDLEPMRRMFAEIIDPGRVHALEVAQLAFERFQPAREPHVSSWDHFYMATTEPGQEYNGVFSGASGSNFMMQRSDKAIIIGNVIDLPEPRPETGARVAFTASDPRKLRVEEEQTEQPLIPAITIFKESVSKTVSRLVLANPDVKRFERMVRQDFAKCFVDHGHVADRFIDNVQQGNEVGKLLMDMEKRPQDFGELLGKTSISGRQSEARKAALDGLRLVSSSLDDYARCYTVLTANLTQQEVAFRDKMQTPIADLSAGTKSFISKMHDDETDIAKLLSSDDCRKARKEITGLLTEINERFGAFKISPTESERFNRVVATLDPVVAEHVTAQLQQIQASDTRATWQLRAISQTQGMCPSLDDGHEL; encoded by the coding sequence ATGTCATTTACTCTTGCTGACGGTTTTACTTTAAAAAATTTATTAGGCGCCACAAGTTTTGAGCAGCTTGAACAAGCAGAACATCCAAAGCTCGCACAACGTCTGATCGAATTGTATGAGGGAATTGGCCCTCAGGCAACATTCGACATATCCTATCTTCAAGCCCTGCATAAACATCTGTTTCAAGACGTGTTTGAGTGGGCCGGTACGTTGCGTCACAACGTATTCACGTTCGCAGATGGCACACAGGCTTCGATGCCTGCTATGCACAAAATCGGAGGAAGAGATTTTGCGATTGGGAACGAGATTGATCGGAATTTGCAAAGTCTCATGTCGGATCTTGAAGCCCGTAACTATCTGCGAGGGCTTGATCAAAAAACTTTTGCCACCCAAGCAGCGGATGCCTTCGCTCGGTTAAACTCCATTCATCCTTTCCGGGAAGGCAATGGCCGGACGCAGCGCGAGTTTTTTGCGGCGCTTGCCGAGCAAGCCGGTTATTCTCTTGAATTCGGTGTGATTTCTGAGCAGCGCATGACATTTGTCTCTGTTGCCGCACATGAACATGGCGACCTTGAACCAATGCGGCGAATGTTTGCGGAAATCATCGATCCAGGACGGGTGCATGCGCTTGAAGTTGCACAACTGGCCTTTGAGCGCTTCCAGCCTGCACGAGAACCGCATGTCTCCTCATGGGACCACTTCTATATGGCGACGACTGAGCCGGGACAGGAATATAACGGCGTGTTTAGCGGAGCGTCGGGCTCGAATTTTATGATGCAAAGGTCAGATAAGGCAATCATCATTGGAAACGTGATTGATCTACCAGAACCTCGACCTGAAACCGGTGCGCGTGTTGCGTTTACCGCATCTGATCCACGCAAGCTTCGGGTAGAAGAGGAGCAAACAGAACAGCCGCTCATTCCGGCAATCACAATATTCAAAGAGAGCGTATCCAAAACGGTTTCGCGCCTGGTTTTGGCTAATCCGGACGTCAAGCGTTTCGAACGCATGGTGCGGCAGGACTTTGCCAAGTGCTTTGTCGATCATGGACACGTTGCGGATCGGTTCATTGACAATGTGCAGCAGGGCAACGAAGTCGGTAAACTATTGATGGATATGGAAAAGCGGCCACAGGATTTTGGCGAGTTATTGGGCAAGACATCTATTTCTGGCCGCCAAAGCGAAGCGCGGAAGGCCGCTCTGGATGGCTTGCGGCTGGTTTCTAGTTCGCTTGATGATTATGCACGATGCTACACGGTTCTCACAGCCAATCTGACCCAACAGGAAGTGGCTTTCCGCGATAAGATGCAAACGCCGATTGCTGATTTGTCGGCGGGGACAAAGAGTTTCATCAGCAAGATGCATGATGATGAGACCGACATAGCGAAGTTGCTCAGCAGTGATGATTGCCGGAAAGCGCGCAAGGAAATCACCGGGCTTCTGACCGAGATCAACGAGCGGTTTGGTGCGTTTAAAATAAGTCCCACGGAAAGCGAGCGGTTTAACCGTGTCGTAGCAACTCTTGATCCTGTTGTGGCGGAGCACGTGACCGCTCAGTTGCAGCAGATTCAGGCCAGCGATACTCGGGCAACCTGGCAATTGCGAGCAATCAGTCAGACGCAGGGTATGTGCCCGTCATTAGATGACGGGCATGAACTATAA
- a CDS encoding type IV secretion system DNA-binding domain-containing protein: protein MIEKEPAPPWGAYLFIGTSLTLISIGAFVCGYLFRNWPQALTQLSFAEGLSCYLPLFPSHCAALIADHGGIPPAKMLNYQIIIASPMIVLCGLASFITWYHFMRMRPRIVLSGLSVGTMRDLLAAARIEQKSSKFPDVLGLHMFNGWHLSLNRETRHFNIIGGIGGGKTILMTRLIHAAVKRNDKLLIFCQKGDYTKIVPQNAVNGVKHSPILLAPTDSRSAVWNIAADLVVSQEAIELAKRLVPESSNRFFSDSARAILSVCIIKLMATKPKRWTWADLLEETRKDNDTLLATALKYGRGANLFLEADFRQLMSTRGTLEAHMGMLNMLAAAWPSYESKTLFSIREWLQDKTSFGSVIIRHDGQFSALSDAWISSLYAIAINTVTDSKSLNDNDLRRIWFFLDEWAQLPHIHQFQTFVTVGRSKGVCVVLGLQDAAQVSEKYGQDALKTLMASVGTTIMVQVNHGETALTLERYFGKSTYTEWKRKPLGSQGGMQWADQRFEEAPFKSTEFSSLLGTDKDGVRCLVSGVGQYLYKIAVPLDPKYATEYRQASAPAEWTTTFKVDGTLSTDTEIEAYIAAVKQRQKPQ, encoded by the coding sequence ATGATTGAAAAAGAACCCGCTCCCCCGTGGGGCGCGTATCTGTTTATCGGTACGTCACTCACGCTTATTTCAATCGGCGCTTTTGTCTGTGGCTATTTGTTTCGCAACTGGCCGCAAGCGCTGACACAGCTTTCATTTGCTGAGGGCTTGTCATGCTATCTGCCGCTTTTTCCATCGCATTGCGCTGCTTTGATTGCCGATCACGGCGGCATTCCACCTGCAAAAATGCTCAATTATCAGATCATAATTGCATCCCCGATGATTGTGCTTTGCGGGCTGGCTTCATTTATAACCTGGTATCATTTTATGCGCATGAGACCGCGCATAGTGCTAAGCGGTCTGTCAGTTGGCACCATGCGGGACTTGCTTGCTGCTGCGCGGATAGAACAGAAATCCAGCAAATTCCCAGATGTGCTGGGCTTGCATATGTTCAACGGCTGGCATCTTTCATTGAACCGAGAAACACGGCATTTCAATATTATAGGCGGCATTGGCGGCGGCAAAACCATTCTCATGACAAGGCTTATTCATGCAGCCGTTAAACGCAATGACAAGCTGCTGATCTTCTGCCAGAAAGGCGATTACACAAAGATCGTGCCGCAGAATGCTGTGAACGGGGTAAAGCATAGTCCGATCTTACTTGCCCCAACTGATAGCCGCTCAGCTGTCTGGAATATCGCAGCCGATCTGGTCGTTTCTCAAGAAGCCATCGAGCTTGCCAAACGACTTGTGCCGGAATCAAGCAACCGCTTTTTCTCCGATAGTGCGCGTGCGATCCTATCCGTTTGCATTATCAAACTGATGGCAACCAAACCGAAGCGATGGACCTGGGCCGATCTGCTGGAAGAAACCCGCAAGGACAATGACACGCTTCTCGCCACCGCCTTAAAATACGGGCGCGGTGCCAATCTGTTTCTTGAAGCTGATTTCCGACAGCTCATGTCCACGCGAGGTACGCTTGAAGCGCATATGGGCATGCTCAATATGCTTGCTGCTGCCTGGCCGAGTTATGAGAGTAAAACACTCTTCTCCATCCGTGAATGGCTGCAGGACAAAACAAGTTTCGGCTCCGTCATCATTCGCCATGATGGACAGTTCTCCGCGCTGTCCGATGCATGGATTTCCTCGCTTTATGCCATTGCAATCAACACTGTCACTGACAGCAAATCGCTCAATGACAATGATCTGCGCCGGATCTGGTTCTTTCTCGATGAATGGGCGCAACTGCCACATATTCACCAGTTCCAGACTTTCGTCACGGTCGGCCGTTCCAAAGGTGTGTGCGTCGTATTAGGCCTTCAAGATGCAGCACAGGTCTCCGAAAAATACGGGCAGGATGCTTTAAAAACCCTGATGGCGAGCGTCGGAACCACCATCATGGTTCAAGTCAATCATGGTGAAACTGCACTAACGCTGGAACGCTACTTCGGCAAATCCACCTATACGGAATGGAAGCGCAAACCGCTTGGGAGCCAGGGCGGTATGCAATGGGCCGATCAGCGCTTTGAAGAAGCGCCGTTTAAATCCACCGAATTCAGCTCACTGCTCGGAACCGATAAAGACGGCGTGCGCTGTCTGGTCTCTGGCGTCGGCCAATATCTTTATAAGATCGCAGTACCGCTCGATCCAAAATACGCAACCGAATATAGACAAGCGTCCGCACCTGCAGAATGGACGACAACATTCAAGGTCGATGGAACTCTCAGCACCGATACAGAGATTGAGGCTTATATCGCCGCAGTCAAGCAACGACAAAAGCCGCAATAA
- a CDS encoding DNA-binding protein yields the protein MSSFDVDAAIRWMRGFPTKTLARRNDEELPFIDNESLGGQPVLLDTCVYIDRLKGDIPDHLRDILRARLNHHSSTAIQELAHTIGVLDPADTRTASVHKAVSDVITAMPSHRVITADIDVLGRAAILNGIICRIQGYNNDQKFRSLNDCTIFLQALKYGLVLITRNISDFDYCLQLIPTGRVLFYRT from the coding sequence ATGAGCTCGTTTGATGTCGATGCTGCAATCCGATGGATGCGAGGGTTTCCCACGAAAACCCTTGCCCGCCGAAATGATGAAGAGCTGCCCTTCATTGACAACGAGTCATTAGGTGGCCAACCCGTATTGTTGGATACCTGCGTCTATATAGATCGCCTTAAAGGCGACATTCCCGACCATTTGCGCGATATCCTCCGAGCAAGGCTGAATCATCACAGCTCCACTGCGATCCAGGAACTGGCTCATACCATTGGTGTACTTGATCCGGCAGATACCAGGACTGCATCTGTCCACAAGGCTGTTAGCGATGTCATCACAGCGATGCCGTCACATCGGGTGATCACCGCCGATATTGATGTTCTTGGACGAGCAGCCATTCTCAATGGAATAATTTGCCGTATTCAAGGCTATAACAACGACCAGAAGTTTCGATCTCTGAACGACTGTACTATTTTTCTGCAAGCCCTCAAATACGGTCTCGTTCTGATAACAAGAAATATCTCTGATTTTGACTATTGTTTGCAACTTATTCCAACAGGACGCGTGTTGTTCTACAGGACATAG